In bacterium, one genomic interval encodes:
- a CDS encoding biopolymer transporter ExbD: MAFKRKSKVSADIPAASMSDIAFLLLIFFMTTTIFNVEKGIRLVLPAEGPSLKVKQTHIITVQVAEDGSIYLTTPDGVKPIPSKGLLKDELEKRLAKDSELALIFEVSEKANYEMMIDVFDEIKKANFQRIALKIN, translated from the coding sequence ATGGCCTTTAAACGCAAAAGCAAGGTGTCAGCCGATATACCGGCGGCGTCCATGTCCGACATCGCCTTCCTGCTCTTGATCTTCTTCATGACCACCACCATCTTCAACGTGGAGAAGGGGATCCGTCTGGTGCTGCCGGCTGAGGGTCCGTCGCTGAAGGTCAAGCAGACCCACATCATCACCGTGCAGGTCGCCGAGGACGGCTCCATCTACCTGACGACGCCCGACGGCGTCAAGCCGATTCCGAGCAAGGGCCTTTTGAAGGATGAGCTCGAAAAGCGTCTGGCCAAGGACAGCGAACTGGCCTTGATCTTCGAGGTCAGCGAGAAGGCGAACTACGAGATGATGATAGACGTCTTCGACGAGATAAAGAAGGCCAACTTCCAGCGCATCGCGCTGAAGATAAATTAG